The Vulpes lagopus strain Blue_001 chromosome 24, ASM1834538v1, whole genome shotgun sequence genome has a window encoding:
- the SERPINB2 gene encoding plasminogen activator inhibitor 2, whose protein sequence is MEDLYVANTIFALNIFKHLANTSATPNLFFSPWSISSTIAMVYLGARGKTADQMAKVFQFDKVGAPETPVTPENLTGCELMQQIQKSPYPEAISQAQAGAALHSAFSSLSAAVSAASGEYLLESVNKLFGEKTARFKEEYMRLSKKYYSTEPQAVDFLECAEETRKKINSWVKTQTKGKIPDLLPEGSVDGDTKMVLVNAVYFKGKWKTPFEKKLNGLYPFRVNATQRVPVQMMYLHADLNIGYIEDLKTQILELPYAGNISMFLLLPDEIADVSTGLELLESEITYDKFIKWTSKDMMAEDNVEVYLPQFKLEERYELRSILRNMGMEEAFSQGQANFSGMSNTNDLFLSQVFHQATVDVNEEGTEAAAGTGATLSGRTGHGGPQFVADHPFLFLIMHKITKSILFFGRLVSPQN, encoded by the exons ATGGAAGACCTTTATGTGGCAAACACCATCTTCGCCCTCAATATTTTCAAGCATCTGGCAAATACTAGTGCCACCCCGAATCTCTTCTTCTCTCCATGGAGCATCTCATCCACCATAGCCATGGTCTACCTGGGTGCCAGGGGAAAAACTGCAGACCAGATGGCCAAG GTGTTTCAGTTTGACAAAGTTGGAGCCCCTGAGACCCCTGTGACCCCAGAAAACCTTACAGGTTGTGAACTCATGCAGCAGATCCAGAAGAGCCCTTATCCTGAGGCTATTTCACAG GCCCAAGCGGGAGCCGCACTCCACTCGGCCTTCAGCTCCCTCAGCGCCGCAGTCAGCGCAGCCTCAGGGGAGTACTTACTGGAGAGCGTCAACAAGCTGTTCGGAGAGAAGACTGCGAGGTTCAAGGAA GAATATATGCGACTCTCCAAGAAATACTACTCCACAGAACCCCAGGCAGTGGACTTCCTAGAATGTGCTGAAGAAACCcgaaaaaagataaattcctgGGTCAAGACTCAAACCAAAG GCAAAATCCCAGACTTGTTACCTGAAGGTTCTGTAGATGGGGACACCAAGATGGTCCTGGTGAATGCTGTCTACttcaaaggaaaatggaagactCCATTTGAGAAGAAATTAAATGGACTTTATCCTTTCCGTGTGAACGCG acTCAGCGCGTTCCTGTACAGATGATGTACTTGCATGCAGACCTGAACATTGGATACATAGAGGACCTGAAGACTCAGATTCTAGAACTCCCATATGCTGGAAACATCAGCATGTTCTTGTTGCTTCCAGACGAAATTGCTGATGTGTCCACTGGCTTGGAGTTG CTGGAAAGTGAAATAACCTATGACAAATTCATTAAGTGGACCAGCAAAGACATGATGGCCGAAGATAATGTGGAGGTGTACCTCCCCCAGTTCAAATTAGAGGAGCGCTATGAACTCAGATCCATTCTCAGGAACATGGGCATGGAGGAAGCCTTCAGCCAAGGCCAGGCCAATTTCTCAGGAATGTCCAACACAAATGACCTGTTTCTGTCCCAAGTGTTCCATCAAGCCACAGTTGATGTGAACGAGGAGGGCACGGAAGCAGCTGCTGGCACTGGGGCCACTCTGTCAGGGAGAACTGGCCACGGAGGCCCACAGTTTGTGGCAGAccatcctttcctcttccttatcATGCACAAAATCACCAAGAGCATCCTCTTTTTTGGCAGGCTTGTCTCACCCCAAAATTGA